TATTGTTCAGTATAAACAAGAAAAAGCCTTGTTCGATGCCTGCATCAGGTATGAACAGAAATGGAAGCTGTATTTTTGAGATAAAAACCTGTTCTCATGAATGCTTTAAAGATGTTATATTGTAGATAAATTGTAATAATATTGTTGGAGTGAGGGAAATATgatattgtgttttttgttaCACTGAGGTTTTGTGAACATATATGGATGTTTTCTGTTAAACAGTAGCAGTTGGTAATGGGAATAATTGAATATTTTGACTCGTCTGTGTTCCTCTCCAGACTCATGGTTAATCTTACTCAGCCCGCCATGCTGTGTTTTGGTAAAGTCCCAGATGACCCAGTCTTTAGGCATCACTTTATACAAGTTACATCTCATCTACAAGCCTATAAAGAGGTATTTCAATCACATTCGTGGAGTGAATATGTCTGGATTGGATACGTTCttccatttaaaacaaaaaaaaaaacctgtaacTTTGTCCTGTTTATTTTCAGGCCTTTGCCAGCGAGGGGGTGTTTGGCATTTTAAGCGAGACCTTGTACAACCTTCTACAACTTGTGAGTCTTTCACTTAGAGCAGACATATTTGTGTTCATCTCGCTATCTTTCAGtaaatgattctattttttttttctctgcttttcttAACGTGGCTGCCTTCGGTCAGGACTGGgagcagagagaagaagaagacaatcTACTGATAGAGAGGATTTTGCTGCTCGTCAGGAATGTGCTGCACGTGCCCGCAGACCCCTGTGAAGAGAAGGTTTGACTAAATGAGATTCTGCCATTTCCCAGTGTGTGCTTTGCACTATTCCTTTTACCGCTCTCTGAGATTTAATGCCTCGTCGCCCAATCTTCGGTCTTCTCTGTGGTTGTAGAAGGTGGATGATGATGCCAGTGTCCACGACAGGGTGCTGTGGGCCATTCACATGAGCGGTTTTGATGACCTGGTCAAGTTCCTCGCATCAGCCCAGAGTGAGCAGCAGTGGAGTATGCATGTGTTGGAAATAATCTCCCTCATGTTCAGAGACCAGGTTAGACTGAGGAACATTTTTGGCATACCGCATACAGACGTCTGGTTGTTCTATCCTGGAGCTGCCTTGGTTTTGTTTCACAGACACCAGAAGGTTTGGTGAGCGCCGGTAATGCTCGTTCAGCAGAAGAAAAGCAGAGGGACTCCCAGGAGCTGGAGGCACTGAGGCAGAAGGAGCATGCAGAGAAACGCTCTCGAACCTTACAAAGAGGAAACAGGTATAGACAAGCAGGTCGTCTTTTGTGTCTAGGCTGACAGCACAGTGCGCTGGATGTCAGGCGTGCTCTTCCTCCTGTCCACAGATGGAAAGCGGATTCAGTTTCACTGTATTCATACAGCAAATTTCATTTTCCTAGAATCAATTAGATTAATTGGAAGCGAGTCAGTGCTATTATATTAGACTGATTGCAGTAAACGTTTTGAGGGATGTCTCAACATCCTAAAATGTAAGAGGAGACTTGTAGAAGGAGCCATTATACACAGAAGCACCCTTTGCTCAGGTCTCATATCCTCAAATTGTTGTCATGGaggttgtttttcataaaaaccaCAGCAGCCACATTTATGGAATATAtcccagataaaaaaaaaagcaaaagcaaagagtgcTCACACTGAATGCTAACTTAATTTAGGCTTTTAAATATCACAATTCGTTAAGAACATTGTGTCCATGTACTGTgtgcatatttatttatttattttaaaccaGTTTttgtgttggatgtgtttttcagacattctcGCTTTGGCGGGTCATATGTTGTTCAAGGCCTCAAGGCGATTGGGGATAAAGATGTGGTCTATCACAGAAATCTTCTCAACGTAAGTTGTGCCCCTTCCAAAGCTCATCCCTAATGAGAAGAAATCTTAGTAGGAGTAGTGCTAACAACATTATTGTGTTTGCTTTTTTCGTTTTCGTAGTTCAGAAATTACACTCATGACATTGGCAAAGCGGTGAGGCGTGTTCCCAAGAGGAATCGAAGGATCCAGGAATGTGAGGACAAACGGCGCTCAGCCCTAAACGTTCGACTCTTCCTGCGAGACTTTTGCGTGGACTTCTTGGAAAACTGCTATAATCGACTCATGTATCTTGTTAAGGTCAGCCAGAACAGCATGAATGACtttgatttatttacttttccTTTGCATCTTAGACTCATTTAGAGTCTTAATGCACCGAGCATGACGCAAACAGAAAAAGTCAATCTTGTTCATTCGGCAACATACAAAGAAGTGTTGCACAACCCAAACTGCCCTCGTTGGAGTGAGCAGATGATTGTTGATCTATTTTAGCAGGCAGTAAAATGCATTACAGACTCACCTCACCGTTGAGTCATTCAATGAGTGGGAGACAGTCAAATCCGGCTTAAATGATAGAAATGGAGGAGCGAAGATGTGTCATTGTGTTTGATTCGGGACTTTTCTGACCTCATGAACTCAAAAGGAGCATgcagttctttttttctgtgcctGAAATTTCAATATATAAAAACATAATAGAATAGTGTCTGTATTTGTGACGAGGGAGAATGGGCTTCTCTTTTGTATTTCCACATCTTCTCGACAGGAAAATCTGATtcgcgagcagacgcagcagCACGACGAGACCTATTATCTGTGGGCGCTCAGCTTTTTCATGGCATTCAACCGTGGCAACGGTTTCCGTGCCGACTTGGTTTCCGAGACCATGTCGATCCGTACTTTTCATTTTATTGAACGCAACATAACCAACTACTACGAGATGCTGCTGACGGACCGCAAAGAAGCCACGTCCTGGTCCCGAAGGTAAGGTCGGCAGTTCATAGGCAACAAGCAAGCTGGGCCCCGATGCTTTTGTAATTCCCTCATGTTCATATCATTTGTTCTCTTTAGGATGCACTTGGCACTGAAGGCGTATCAAGAACTGCTGCTAACTGTGAACGAGATGGACCGCTCGCACGATGAAAGCATTCGGCAGAGTTCTAATGTTGTTAAAAGTAATAATTGGCAGACTTTGATTAAGATTATCGGCTGTAGTTGGGTTTTTTCAGTTGGATATGGGTCATTTCCGAAAATGTTTACACTTACCATCTGCTTTAGGTAACATATTCTACATGATGGAGTATAGGGAGATTTTCCTGACTTTACTGAGAAAATATGATGAAACCAAGCAGCCTCACTCCTACCTTAAGGACTTGGTGGAGTCAACGCACCTCTTCTTGCGCATGTTAGAACGCTTCTGCAAAGGTCGGAAAAACTTAATTGTGCAGGTGAGTTCTACTGTTTTCTTTGTAGGCGTgcgtcttttttcttttgacccTCGTTGAATTGTTGATATCTTTTGCTCTTTTGACTCTGCAGAGGAAGAGGGTGAAGCGGAAGAAGTCTCGCGGCAAAAAAACCCAATCTGTTGCAGAAACTAGTCCAGAGTTGCTGGAGGATACCTGGAAGATTGTGGAGGAGGAGCTCAGGGCTACGGGGTTTCATGTAAGTGTGAGAACCAGCCTCAAGGGGGAGCCGGGGCCTATCTTTGGCGGAGGACAGACTGTGCACAAGAGGTCTTGAGTGTCCCAAAAGACTGCGATGAACTGGTGCTAGAATTAAGTTGTCTGTGATTCACAGTCAAAAGGGACATATTTACAAACACTGAATGGTATCTTTTGGGCTTTTATCTGCAGTTGTCAGAGTCTTTAACTGAAAGTATCGTACCTTTTGATGCCACATCTGAAACCCCTCTGGAGGAGCAGCGTACAGAGGCTATGGTGCGAGTGCAAGACGCTCTGCTCGCTCGAATGGGACCAGAAGCTCTGGGGCTGCTGCGTGCCGCCAGGTCAGTTAGACAAATGGATATTGTCATggttttcaaaacaacaaacCACCGTTTAGCCGCTGTAGGGTTGGCATAAAGTAAAGTTGAGTGAATTGTTATGACCTGTGTTTATgggttatatatttttttcctatCAGTACATAGTGAGGTGATgcagacattttctttttttaaatgaaaaaccaGTTTTTATGATATATTCTGTAAAATGTGGCACCAGTGATGAAAGTTCAACTAAACCCTAAAGATATTCTGTTTGAGTTGATACAAAGACAGCAATAAGCTGATTACAAATAACTTGAACATCTTATGATCCAAAGTTTTGcaaatgagttaaaaaaaaaaaaataaatcatactTGTCGAGTTATCTAATTGGAGAATGATTTCTTGTTGTCCTGCTAAGGGAGGTGTGGCCGGAGGGCGACGTGTTTGGTTCAGCTGATGTCGAACCTGAGGAGGAGCTGGAACTCCTTAAGCAGATCCTTCATGCCAACCTGCCAAGTGGGTTGTTAAACGTATCTCTaattgtttgggtttttttttttcaccgcaCCTATGCAACATTTTGACGTCAACTTTTAATTTTAGGACCGACTCCTGAGACTTtggtggaggaggaagatgatggGGCGGAGTTagaggaggaagagatggagtCTGTTCAGGTTTCTGAACTGGAGTTCAACTTTCTAGACTTCATCAAGAAGTGAGGAAAATAGCCAGTGTGACTTATGCCTCATCTTTTTATAAAGACTCGCAAGACAATAGCATCCGAGTTGGTTTACAAACATGTTTTGGAGCCTTTGCCTTCTTCTTTTTGGCCTTGATAGGTTTGCCAACCCCAGCATTGTGCATCCATATCTTCTCCTGTTGAAATCCTATTCAAAAAACACACCCCACACAAACCACTGCATAGCTCGAATGCTACACCGCATAGCCGTTGACCTGAAAATGGACGCCCTGCTTTTCCAGCTCTCAATCTTCCACCTTTTCAACAAAATCCTGAGCGACCCTGCGGCAGCTGCCTACAAGGTAGTTATGACacgagagaaaagcatgttgcTGACACTAAAGCTTGCTGTTCATTATACGTAAGCActtactccttttttttttttccacttcccTTTCACAGGAACTAGTGACCTTTGCCAAGTATGTGATGAACCGTTTCTTTTCAGTGGCAGCACAAAACAACAAGGCATACGTTGAACTGCTTTTCTGGAAAAATGTGGGGGCCGTGCGTGAGATGACTGAAGGCTACAGCAAAGATGGGTGGGTGCGCTCGTTTGTTGCGGTGTGCGGTGACGCGTGCCTCGTTACGCTCACTGCTGTTACAGGTTAAAGATGCATTAGTGTTTATGTCTCCAGTTTAAAGTCATCACCTTTCATTGTCTTAAACATGTCAGAGAGGGAAAGAAGCCAACGTGgactgaggaggaggaagaggagttgCGTAAACTCTACATGGAGCATCGGGATTCTGAAGGTTCGCTTTACACTTGTTTGCACGTTTTCTTACTGCTGTGTTATCGGTGAAAACATCCAGCTGCACACTGTGAACCGAGACGTTGAGATGCTGTCGTTGAGGGTTGGTTTTTGTGCTCAGTGCCAGACATAGTGGAGACTCTGCTGCCGTTGCTCAGCAACAGCGACCGCACTCGGCGACATGTAGTCACACAACTGGTGCATATGGGTCTTGTGGACAACGCAAAAGAGCTGAAGAAACAGAAGTATGTACCCGTACTGTGCATGAATACATCGCATATGGCAATATACAAACCCCGCATTTCCAAAAAGGTTGGGAAGGTTTCTAAAAAAATACGAGAAAAATTAAAATCTgtgatttgtttgtttgaacCTTTGTTTAACAGAGATTAAACCAAAGAAGttattttcagtgtcttcactgACCAGCTTTATTATATCAACAaattataaacatatttgaaagCTGATTCCAGCAACGCGctcgaaaaaagaaaagagaaagttgGGATAGAGGCATTTTTAACATTGTTATAATTACACTTTTTAATCAAGAGGGAACTGAATTTGAATGATTTCTGCAGTTTTACAAGAATTTGGGTCGATTCCTGCTGAATACAAGAATTCTGCTGTTATGTTGTCCTACTTTTTCAATGGAAGACAGATGGGGGCAGCAGGTAGGCTAGTCTCTGGCTGGTCTTTCTCGTGTTTGGGACACAGAACCAGAAAACTAGAACCCAAAAGTAGCTGAAACATGGACTCATCTGACCTCAGAACAACGAGTCCAACGTCTTTCTGCCCGTCTGAGACGAACTTGAGCCCAGCGATTTCAGCTGCGTTTTTGCACAGTTGATGGTCGGCTTCATTCTTGCGTAACACAGTTTCAGGTTACATTTCTGGATGAAGCAGCTGACTGTGTTGAATGAAACATTCAACAGTGGCTTCCATCCTTGGCCTTTACCCACTGAAAATTCCCTGGACTCGTTGAGTCATTTCACTGTAGATTCAGCATTGTGCACGTTATGCATGTGCATCCTCTGACTGAGTTTGGTACAAAGTCGTGAACCACAACCCATCCTTGCTTTGCGAGAGTAAGCCTCTGGCGGGGGCTCTGATCGTACCCactcctgacaccctcacctgtcgcCAATCAATCTGCTGAATGCAGCACCTTATGTTTCAGCTGTGGGATATTCTATAAACTTAGTGGTCAGTGAAGAGACTCGGTTTAATTTCTTTTCACTTCCCAACTTTTCTGGCAATAAagtttgtgtttgaatattATGAAGACTGTTAATAAAGCAATTTTTGTTTTGCCTATTTGAAGGAAAGGTACTCGAATTGTTCTGTGGACtgaggagcaggaggaagaaCTCCAGATGCTCTTTGAAGAGTACAAAGACTCTGACGGTACTGGGAGCAATGTTATCATGGTTCGAATACGTGATAAATAAACTGACCCTTCGCTGCCTGTCTCTCTGTTGCAGTTTCTGTGCAAGAATCCCAATTACTTGTCTGTTGTGATGGGACCTCTAACAAATTATGTGTCTACAGATGTGCTGGGTAACATCTTGAAGAAGATTACAGCCAAGCGGTCTCGTGCACGTGTGGTGGACAAGCTGCTCAGTATGGGCTTGGTGTCCGAGAGACGAGAACTTTATAAGAAGAGAAGCCGCAGCGCTCAGGGGAAGAAGTCTGGAGATGGAATGGTAGAGTCACTGCAGACTTATCTTGTAGATGAAGATCCTTACCACACCTATCTCACCTTTATACCTAAATCAACCTGAAATCAAAATACAGTCAAACTATTTGAGAAAATACTGTATATATGGTTAAAGAAATTGTGATTCTATagtaaatatattttcttttgcaGACTGAAGAAGAGTTTCTTGCTGAACTAACCCAAGAACTCCCAGATGATTCTGTGGACATGGATGATGAAGATGAGTCTGAAGAGAGTGAGGGAGATGAAGATGAGCAGAGTGAAAGATCACAAAATGGTGGAAAGAAGAGCCAAAGCTTTAACCTCACAGTAGAGAGGAGAGCTGATCTAGGTGCCATGGTGCGTGCTCTACAAAAAGAAGGTGAGCCAAAGGCCTAAATATCAGATTAGTCTAGATGGAGACAGTCAGACTAATATGATAAATTCACATATTATACATTACATGGATTAAACTGTATTTCCCCAAGTATCAGTTTCATCTGCTAGACGAATTCCAAAATTACCCCTCATGCTCTTGTAGGATCAGTtacatagttttttttaaatcgtgttttttttttttttttttttttttttttcttaataaaaGGTATGTCTGGACCCTTGTTGTGGCTGCAGAATTGTCTGAACAGAACTGCAAGTGATCGTGATGAAGATGGTGAGCAAGACTGTGGAAAGATTCTGTTCCCAAAGCCTTTTGTGTGTTATTACTCCATTGCTATCCTGTTCATTTTGGGAGGGCTCTCTTAGAAACTTGGTgcatgtgggaaaaaaaatattcatttgTTGTTCATAAAATTTTGATCCATTTCCCAGGTGTGTCCCAACCTGTTCCACTGGTGCCTCTGGCTGAGGCGAGTGAAGAAGCGATGGAAAACAAGAGCTTTCAGAGGCTGTTGCGCAAACTGGGGATACGGCCTCCTGCTGATGAACAAGTGCGTGTGGCAAAGCCTTAGCACGTGTGGCTTTCAAGCCTTTCGTTGCAGGAGTGCATGAACAGACTATGTGTGTAAGGCATCACAGAACGCGTCTAACCTGCGGCGCTGTTGTCACTCTGTGACACCGACTTGATGTGTAGGAGCACACACTGATGTGGGTCTGAGCCCCCTCTGTGTGGCTTGTGTGAATTACCAAAGAAGAACAGCAGCAGGTTAACGAGGACGTCTTTTTATGCACCCATAAGGCGCAAACAGTCTGTGAAATGGGATGTTGTTTGCGTTTCCATCTGTTCATACAATGTGGGTGATATTTCATTACCATTTCAGCACTGGAGCCCTTTGTCTTGCTGTTTTTGCTGTAATTTGAGACCACGTTGGCTGAAATATCAGTTTGGACTAATGTATATCAAAGAACCAACTTTGTAATCTAAAGATTTGCAGCTGATTTATTTGTACTTCTCTGTAATTAGGAGACCTTCTGGAGGATCCCAGCAGAGATCAGTCCATCTCAGCTCTGGAGTGCAGCTGCGGCTCTGACACCAAGAGAGGACGAGTCTGAAAATGCTGAGGAGCAAGATGGGCTCAGGGACCCAACAgaagaacagcagcagcaagaggaggaggaggagggggaggaggtcTCAGGTGAACACAGGGCTCAGGCTCTGAGAGCTCTTCTGCTCGCACGCAAGAGGAAACGCCACACCGTCATGGATACAGGTATGTGTGGGAGTTTAGGCTTCAAGTGCCTCGTACAACAACATTTAATTACAGCTTTCTTAATAGCTTAGCATTAAGTTACATAGTGCATGTAAAACTTGCCTCTTATAAAAGCCTGCTTTATCCTAAAAGAGAACATTATGGTATCTATGGTAGCTATGTTGAAACTTCAGTTTCCTGGGATTCAAACAGACCGAATATGagagaagccttggacagaaaAGGTAATCCTGTGATGCGTCTGAAATCGCTGAGGAAACGAGCAACTGAAAAAAGCAGCAACTCAAAACCATAAGGTTAAATATGGAAAGGCCATTTGAGCTGTCTTATGGGGGTGTCGTAGATTGTGATAAAAGGATGCTTGTGCTCCTGTGAAGCAAAGACAGGGGATTAATAACGGTCTTTAATGGACTTttggaaatagaaaaacaaaataaacataaatacagACAGGAGTTACACAGAGCTCCCTCAGGTTGCGTGGAAGTAAAAGCTCTGGAGGTCTGCTGAAACTATTTAATGCCAAACACTCCAAAGAAATAAGACCATGCACCAGCTCTTTTGTATACATGGATCCCATTTAGCGGgtgcttattttttctttttttttttttttaaccactttGGTGAGCAATTTATTGGCACCGTTTCTTTTTTATGGTTGATAAGTTCTGCCAATCTACGTAAGCAGGCATCGTCAAGCAGCATTTAAGATGAAACTTCTTTAAAAGTTTGGCCTCTGCTGAATAACTAAATGAATTTGATAACTTTATTCACatcttctttgttgttgttgttgttttttaagctCCTGTGTCAGATTTGACTCCTGCCGATGCTACAGACAGTGTAACCGAGAGGTGAGGTGTCGCCTTATGAATTTATTTATcaggaaaacaacaacagagaccCCCCTGACTTTTCTTTATTCTTCACATGTGCATGTCCACAACAGGTCCCAGGAGAAGACCTCAAATaaaagaagcagaagcagactTTTGGATGacgatgaggatgaggagcaggagAAAGGTATTGTGCTCCTGCTGTGATTTTAATGTTACTTTGATGATTACAGACAAAAGACTTTTGACCCGCCTTTGACCAAAGTTATGAAACTTAATCtcacacttctttttttcccccaggaTTTACATTTTAGCCAAGACCAGTAACTGGTCAATAACTGCGTTTCATGATGGTAGAATGGAACATTTGACTTGTATATTGATGTTTTCACAGGGGATGACTCCAGCCCTGTGAAGGATGTGGATACAAATGGTGACGCAGATTCAGACGGGGAGGATATTTCTGCTCCTGTTAAACGAAGGCGGAAGATGGTCTTaattgatgaagaggaggaagaggattaAAGATGGTGCTTAATGGACTGGAGACAAGGAAGTCCCTCGTGTTACTCAGAAGGATCTGCTTTTCTCTGGAGGTCTACAGTCCAGAGCAGAAAGTTCAGACAGAATAACAAACAACTCAAAGTCATAGGACGTTTGTCCTCGCTCTGTGAATACATAGATCCTATCGAGCAAATTAATTTGGTTATCCCTTTACTAGATAATTCACTGCTGTATTTGGTTAGTTATGATGAATTAGTTCTGCCAGTCGTCTGGttcatttgttttgtgtttgttcttaTTTAGAGCTTTTCCAACATCATGTTCCCAGTGCAAACGTTGCACAACAGGCCCCTCATCAACCAAATGATTCCATCTCTTATTTGAAAAGGTGCTCTGTCCgtaaaaataattttgtttgtTGGTTTGACGTCATTGTGATTTTTCAGCACACTCCGTGGATACTGATCAATAAAACAGTTCAGCTGTCACAACACAGAAGTggctttggttgtttttgttgtcaCCTTGATGCACCGCACACTTTTAACACTAGAGGGCACATATGTTATCACCATTGTAAATCATGTGTTGTATTTAAGAAATGTAGACTCTTATTGAAGTGTTTATTTTACAGTATGTAGATGTGTTAATTTATTTGATGAGTGTTTTAGATCTTCTGAAGTAACGAGAAACGCCGCACAAAGTGAGACCAGATGAACGTCTCAGTCTTTTTCCTCCGTTTAAAAactggcattaaaaaaaaaaaaagatgtatttAGATGACTGAGAGACTGTCTTGCACCTATGAGTCCTGTATCATGTGCAAGTCTGCAGTCACTGCCTGTAGtcatcagcatttttttttccagctgtgTAGGAGGTGGTCTTTTGTCTTCACATCTGGACCACGTTAGTAACTTCCTGTCACAGCATCTGCTCTGCCCCCATCCCAGAGACCCAAAAAGCAGATCTGACAACCTGCAAATACTGCTGTGAGGTGAGTGCAGTGATGTTTCCCGttcactctgtgtgtgtgtgtgtgtgtgtagttcaTGAATTTACAAGGTTAAAGGTACATCACTTTTTCTGCACTGAGAAATGACTCCTTGAATTAAAGTCAAAGCATTCAGCGACGGTTTGTATAATAAACAGAAGTGACTCATGGTTTTGTGAGCAGCAATGCAGGAGGCTGTATTGCTTACATGTGATCAACAGATGTACTGTTATGGTCATTAAATCAACTTTTCAGTAAATAGAGGCTGTACAAATGCAGCATTCATTTAgacatgttctttttttcagtcaGAGGCCAGATGagagtttgaagtttgtacattT
The Odontesthes bonariensis isolate fOdoBon6 chromosome 3, fOdoBon6.hap1, whole genome shotgun sequence DNA segment above includes these coding regions:
- the timeless gene encoding protein timeless homolog; translation: MNCELLATCSALGYLEGDTYHKEADCLESVKDLIRYLRHEDDTRDVRQQLGDSQIIQNDLLPIIVQYKQEKALFDACIRLMVNLTQPAMLCFGKVPDDPVFRHHFIQVTSHLQAYKEAFASEGVFGILSETLYNLLQLDWEQREEEDNLLIERILLLVRNVLHVPADPCEEKKVDDDASVHDRVLWAIHMSGFDDLVKFLASAQSEQQWSMHVLEIISLMFRDQTPEGLVSAGNARSAEEKQRDSQELEALRQKEHAEKRSRTLQRGNRHSRFGGSYVVQGLKAIGDKDVVYHRNLLNFRNYTHDIGKAVRRVPKRNRRIQECEDKRRSALNVRLFLRDFCVDFLENCYNRLMYLVKENLIREQTQQHDETYYLWALSFFMAFNRGNGFRADLVSETMSIRTFHFIERNITNYYEMLLTDRKEATSWSRRMHLALKAYQELLLTVNEMDRSHDESIRQSSNVVKSNIFYMMEYREIFLTLLRKYDETKQPHSYLKDLVESTHLFLRMLERFCKGRKNLIVQRKRVKRKKSRGKKTQSVAETSPELLEDTWKIVEEELRATGFHLSESLTESIVPFDATSETPLEEQRTEAMVRVQDALLARMGPEALGLLRAAREVWPEGDVFGSADVEPEEELELLKQILHANLPRPTPETLVEEEDDGAELEEEEMESVQVSELEFNFLDFIKKFANPSIVHPYLLLLKSYSKNTPHTNHCIARMLHRIAVDLKMDALLFQLSIFHLFNKILSDPAAAAYKELVTFAKYVMNRFFSVAAQNNKAYVELLFWKNVGAVREMTEGYSKDGEGKKPTWTEEEEEELRKLYMEHRDSEVPDIVETLLPLLSNSDRTRRHVVTQLVHMGLVDNAKELKKQKKGTRIVLWTEEQEEELQMLFEEYKDSDDVLGNILKKITAKRSRARVVDKLLSMGLVSERRELYKKRSRSAQGKKSGDGMTEEEFLAELTQELPDDSVDMDDEDESEESEGDEDEQSERSQNGGKKSQSFNLTVERRADLGAMVRALQKEGMSGPLLWLQNCLNRTASDRDEDGVSQPVPLVPLAEASEEAMENKSFQRLLRKLGIRPPADEQETFWRIPAEISPSQLWSAAAALTPREDESENAEEQDGLRDPTEEQQQQEEEEEGEEVSGEHRAQALRALLLARKRKRHTVMDTAPVSDLTPADATDSVTERSQEKTSNKRSRSRLLDDDEDEEQEKGDDSSPVKDVDTNGDADSDGEDISAPVKRRRKMVLIDEEEEED